One Blattabacterium cuenoti genomic window carries:
- the surE gene encoding 5'/3'-nucleotidase SurE: MNEKPIILVTNDDGIIAPGIRALVHSMNLLGDVYVVAPNKPQSGVGHGITMNTILYCDSVKIDNGNQKEWECSGTPVDCVKLAISDLLPRKPDICVSGINHGSNSSVNIVYSGTVSAVIEASIEGIPSVGFSLLDFDWNADFEPSKKYVSQIVEKILCNPIPEQTITLNVNIPKLKKEEIKGIKICRQAESRWKESFDKRSNPKGRTYYWLVGDFVDLDEKMDTDEWALKNGYVSIVPIQFDFTNYTILNILKSWNFIVLFIFYFVYTNLLSI; encoded by the coding sequence ATGAACGAAAAACCAATTATTTTAGTTACAAATGATGATGGAATCATTGCTCCAGGTATTAGAGCGCTCGTTCACTCTATGAATCTTTTAGGAGATGTGTATGTAGTCGCCCCGAATAAACCTCAATCTGGAGTAGGACATGGAATAACAATGAATACAATATTATATTGTGATTCAGTAAAAATAGATAATGGAAATCAAAAAGAATGGGAATGTTCTGGAACTCCGGTTGATTGTGTCAAATTAGCAATTAGTGATCTTCTTCCAAGAAAACCTGATATATGTGTATCAGGGATTAATCATGGATCAAATTCTTCTGTAAATATTGTCTATTCTGGAACTGTATCCGCTGTTATTGAAGCAAGTATAGAGGGAATTCCATCTGTAGGATTTTCTCTTTTAGATTTCGATTGGAACGCTGATTTTGAACCATCTAAAAAATATGTATCTCAAATCGTTGAGAAAATTCTTTGCAACCCTATTCCGGAACAAACAATTACTTTGAATGTCAATATTCCTAAATTAAAAAAAGAAGAAATCAAAGGAATTAAAATATGTAGACAAGCGGAATCTAGGTGGAAAGAGAGTTTTGATAAACGTTCCAATCCTAAAGGAAGGACTTACTATTGGTTAGTAGGAGATTTTGTGGATTTGGATGAAAAAATGGATACAGATGAATGGGCGTTAAAAAATGGATATGTGTCTATTGTTCCTATTCAATTTGATTTTACGAATTACACTATTTTAAATATCTTAAAATCTTGGAATTTTATTGTATTATTTATTTTTTATTTTGTATACACCAATTTATTATCAATTTAA
- the ruvB gene encoding Holliday junction branch migration DNA helicase RuvB, which yields MSSFLERSLTPQKIRDFIGQYEILNNLKIFIQAAKKRKEALDHILFHGPPGLGKTTLAHIVAHELSVNITVTSGAVLDKPGDLAGLLIHLKINDVIFIDEIHRLSPTVEEYLYSAMENYKIDIIIDSGSNAKSVQIDLSPFTLIGATTRSGLLTAPMRSRFGINFRLSYYKKKLLNDIVNRSARLLNTPITEEASYEIANRSRGTPRIANALLRRIRDFAQIKGNGTIDINICNLGLEALHVDKHGLDEMDNRILSYIINHFKGGPVGINTIATAVSENSDTIEEVYEPFLIQEGYLIRTPRGRKATELAYQHIKRNSKKK from the coding sequence GTGTCATCCTTTTTAGAGAGATCTTTAACTCCTCAAAAAATACGTGATTTTATTGGACAATATGAAATATTGAATAATCTAAAAATTTTTATTCAGGCTGCTAAAAAAAGAAAAGAAGCTTTAGATCATATTTTATTTCATGGTCCTCCAGGATTGGGAAAAACAACACTTGCTCATATCGTAGCTCATGAATTGTCTGTGAACATTACGGTTACTTCAGGTGCTGTTTTAGATAAGCCTGGAGATTTAGCTGGATTACTGATTCATTTAAAGATAAATGATGTTATTTTTATTGATGAAATCCATCGTCTTTCTCCAACAGTTGAGGAATATTTATATTCAGCTATGGAAAATTATAAAATAGATATTATCATAGATTCTGGATCCAATGCAAAATCAGTACAAATAGATTTATCTCCTTTCACTTTAATAGGAGCCACCACAAGATCAGGTTTACTCACAGCTCCTATGCGTTCTAGATTTGGTATTAATTTTCGTCTTAGTTATTATAAAAAAAAATTATTAAATGATATTGTAAATCGTAGTGCAAGATTATTAAATACCCCAATAACGGAAGAAGCGTCTTATGAAATTGCTAACAGAAGCCGTGGAACTCCACGTATAGCTAATGCTTTATTACGTAGAATTCGTGATTTTGCACAAATAAAAGGAAATGGGACTATAGATATAAACATATGTAATTTAGGATTAGAAGCTCTTCATGTAGATAAACATGGATTAGATGAAATGGACAACAGAATTCTTTCATATATCATAAATCATTTTAAGGGAGGACCTGTCGGAATCAATACTATAGCAACAGCTGTTAGTGAAAATTCAGACACGATAGAAGAAGTTTATGAGCCTTTTCTTATTCAGGAAGGATACTTAATTCGAACACCTAGAGGAAGAAAGGCTACAGAATTAGCTTATCAGCATATAAAACGAAATTCTAAAAAAAAATAG
- a CDS encoding adenylosuccinate synthase, with protein MPSNVIVGLQWGDEGKGKITDLLSKNSDYVIRYQGGNNSGHSIHIKNRHFVLHLVPSGVIYSNVKCIVGPGVVVDPKSFIQEIQNLESMGISTSKVFLSKRAHITMPYHNLLDQYQEEALGDKSIGTTHKGIGPTYVDKIARTGIRVLDLLNLEVFYKKLKYNVDFKNQIFTKIFQKNPISFQSIYEEYVEYAKIISDRIVDAVYEIHNAFRNKKKILFEGAQAMLLDINYGTYPYVTTSSTSTGGVCTGTGIPPNFLKNFIGITKAYCTRVGFGPFPTEIKNKMGNIIRQKGNEYGATTKRPRRCGWLDLIALKYSCMINGINYLVITKLDVLSELQTIKICVKYKYDDNIIQYFPSNIEQNVKGVYLDLPGWKEDISHICEYEDLPKNCIKYIRFIEDYLNLEIILISVGSERNQNIIKNKPLFLKIFT; from the coding sequence ATGCCTTCAAATGTTATTGTGGGTCTCCAATGGGGTGACGAGGGAAAAGGAAAAATTACAGACTTACTTTCTAAAAATTCTGATTATGTAATTCGTTACCAAGGGGGGAATAATTCAGGCCATTCTATTCATATTAAAAACCGTCATTTTGTTCTTCATTTAGTTCCTTCTGGAGTTATTTATTCTAATGTGAAATGTATCGTTGGTCCTGGAGTCGTAGTCGATCCCAAATCTTTTATACAAGAAATACAGAATTTAGAATCAATGGGGATCAGTACATCTAAAGTTTTTTTATCAAAAAGAGCACATATCACGATGCCTTATCATAATTTATTAGATCAATATCAAGAAGAAGCATTAGGTGATAAATCTATTGGGACTACACATAAAGGGATTGGTCCTACTTATGTAGATAAAATCGCCCGTACAGGAATTCGTGTTTTAGATCTATTAAATTTAGAAGTTTTTTATAAAAAACTAAAATATAATGTTGATTTTAAAAATCAGATTTTTACAAAAATTTTCCAAAAGAACCCTATTTCTTTTCAATCTATTTATGAAGAATATGTAGAATATGCGAAAATAATTTCTGATCGTATTGTAGATGCTGTTTATGAAATTCATAATGCTTTTCGTAACAAAAAAAAGATTTTATTTGAAGGCGCTCAAGCTATGTTATTGGATATAAATTATGGAACATATCCATATGTTACGACTTCTTCTACCTCTACAGGAGGTGTATGTACAGGAACCGGTATCCCCCCAAACTTTTTAAAAAATTTTATAGGAATAACAAAAGCATATTGTACTCGTGTTGGTTTTGGTCCTTTTCCTACGGAAATAAAAAATAAAATGGGGAATATAATACGTCAGAAAGGGAATGAATATGGAGCAACTACAAAACGTCCCAGACGATGCGGATGGTTAGATTTAATAGCCCTTAAATACTCTTGTATGATTAATGGAATCAATTATTTAGTAATTACAAAACTTGATGTTTTAAGTGAATTACAAACTATTAAAATATGTGTAAAATATAAATATGATGATAATATTATTCAATATTTTCCATCAAATATAGAACAAAATGTTAAAGGGGTTTATTTAGATTTACCTGGATGGAAAGAAGACATATCTCATATTTGTGAGTATGAAGATTTACCGAAAAATTGTATAAAATATATTAGATTTATTGAAGATTATCTGAATTTGGAAATTATATTAATTTCTGTAGGTTCTGAAAGAAATCAGAATATTATTAAAAATAAGCCTTTATTTTTGAAAATTTTTACTTAA
- the purB gene encoding adenylosuccinate lyase, protein MEKYKNPLVERYSSKEMLYNFSPKKKFLIWRKLWLYLAEIQKELGLNISEEQIYDLKTHLHNIDWNRVSFYEKKFRHDVMAHLYAFGEKATIARPIIHLGVTSAFLGDNTDIILIRDGLEILLKKLINIIFRLRNFALEYHNTPTLAFTHYQPAQLTTVGKRSSLWLQSLLLDLEELEFRLKNIHFRGVKGTVGTADSFKELFDGDLQKVKDLEKKLSSKFRFKNVFSITGQTYDRKVDAQILNLLSNISQSSHKFSNDLRLLQNLKEMEEPFEKEQIGSSAMAYKRNPIRSERIASLAKYVISLSNSSALVAATQWLERTLDDSANRRLVIGQSFLSVDSILMIWNNILENIVVYPNIIDKHIREELPFLITEYLIVECVKKGADRQDIHERIRIHSMATNDQIKLKGMENDFIKRILDDQKIPIHDEEKIKKIMNPKNFTGFSSDQTLEFIETKVNPILNRFHHLIDYDISNMDKRI, encoded by the coding sequence GTGGAAAAATATAAAAATCCTTTAGTAGAACGATATAGCAGTAAAGAAATGTTATATAATTTTTCTCCTAAAAAAAAGTTTCTTATTTGGAGAAAGTTATGGTTGTATTTGGCAGAAATTCAAAAAGAATTAGGATTAAATATTAGCGAAGAACAAATATATGATTTAAAGACCCATTTACACAACATTGATTGGAATAGAGTTTCTTTTTATGAAAAAAAATTTCGTCATGATGTTATGGCTCATTTATATGCTTTTGGAGAAAAAGCAACTATAGCTAGGCCTATTATACATTTGGGGGTTACAAGCGCATTTTTAGGAGATAACACGGATATTATTCTAATCCGTGACGGATTGGAAATTTTATTAAAAAAATTGATTAATATTATTTTTCGTCTTAGAAATTTTGCTTTAGAATATCATAATACTCCTACCTTAGCTTTTACTCATTATCAACCTGCACAATTAACTACTGTAGGAAAACGTTCTTCTTTATGGTTACAAAGCTTACTTCTAGATTTAGAAGAATTAGAATTTAGATTGAAAAATATTCATTTTAGAGGAGTTAAAGGAACTGTAGGAACAGCAGATAGTTTCAAAGAATTATTTGATGGAGATTTACAAAAAGTAAAAGATTTAGAAAAAAAGTTATCTAGTAAATTTAGATTTAAAAATGTGTTTTCCATAACAGGACAAACTTACGACAGAAAAGTCGATGCTCAAATACTAAATTTATTATCTAATATATCTCAATCTTCTCATAAATTTAGCAATGATTTACGTTTGTTACAAAATTTAAAAGAAATGGAAGAACCATTTGAAAAAGAGCAAATTGGATCTAGTGCTATGGCTTACAAACGGAATCCAATACGTAGTGAACGTATCGCTTCTTTAGCGAAATATGTTATTTCTTTATCTAATAGTTCTGCTTTAGTTGCAGCAACTCAATGGTTAGAACGTACTTTAGACGATTCTGCAAATAGAAGATTAGTTATAGGACAATCATTTTTATCTGTAGATTCTATTTTGATGATTTGGAATAATATATTAGAAAATATTGTCGTATATCCCAATATTATTGATAAACATATAAGAGAAGAACTTCCTTTTTTAATTACTGAATATCTTATTGTGGAATGTGTTAAAAAGGGAGCAGACAGACAAGATATTCATGAAAGGATAAGAATTCATTCTATGGCTACAAATGATCAAATTAAATTGAAAGGAATGGAAAATGATTTTATAAAACGTATCTTAGATGATCAAAAAATTCCGATTCATGATGAAGAAAAAATAAAAAAAATTATGAATCCTAAGAATTTTACAGGATTTTCTTCAGATCAAACTTTAGAATTCATTGAGACAAAAGTTAACCCTATATTAAATCGTTTTCATCATCTAATTGATTATGATATATCTAATATGGATAAACGAATTTAA
- a CDS encoding phosphoribosylformylglycinamidine synthase — MNFRIYIQKRSPFDIDSRKLYNELKHMNISLYNVVIYHIYDIFNINEKLFLESLSKVFVDPVTDILHRNIHLNTSYIEYFTEKYDDRAHAAIQCIKVIDRKSTMVSVKTGQLIKLIGMKKKQDFYKIKKFYSCSSAKNTQNNKNEEKIINNFINFSVEKIKKIHDKWNLSMNINDLLFIQKYFSEEKRNPTPSELRIFDVYWSDHCRHTTFFTTLKNISFYGSLKKTYQNIFRKYLKDRYLIGRSKYPINFMDLSSLPAKILYEKGKLTNYVSSDEHNACIIMINVDFTDKNEKEKWYLLFKNETHNHPTEIDPFGGASTCIGGAIRDPLSGRAFVYQGLRLSGAANPMNSKTIYGKLPQKKICFESACGYSSYGNQVGLPTTHVHEIYHEGYRAKRMEIGMVVGAVPVDFVKQDKPKKGDVILLIGGGTGKEGIGGATDSSKESQEQDYNLQNHNHIKGNPITERKIQRLFRKKEAVSLIKKCNDLGAGGAAVAISELSDSLVLYLDKIPIRDKDTKNIKDIEIALSESQERMAVILDPKDVKKFIFFSREENIMSVPIGEITDNKRIIFYYRKKEIFNVKSSFLNTKGCHKEKVVRVNSPISVSPFNKSKKIIFSKKTFLNTLSELNIASQKSLVEMFDSTVGGTTVLMPFGGRYQMTPSEGSVQKIPVLRGNTNTVSLVSWGFHPEVSVWSPFHGGAYAIVECISKIVSMGGNYRNTYFSFQEYYRKLDDDPENWGKPFSALLGAYHAQMSLELASIGGKDSMSGTYKNLHVPPTFIAFGVSTGLCSNIISPEFKKEGNKIYLYYHNPLDNEMPDFNSIKKAYDQVYEGICSGKIVSVKTIKDGGISVAIANMSFGNRLGAVIDYNDHLLETNIGSLIIESSSSISWNNFIPIGEVISCKHLNFNGIYIDIEESIKSWLKTFYPIFSYTSYKNENEGEKENRIQKQKVENIKQEGKHNPMIWKCKFKKKGKPHVFIPIFPGTNSELESIRAFEKEGATVSTLVFKDLYDKDITESIYHFKKYIETVQIFMLCGGFSAGDEPDGSAKFIVSILHNPYIQDAIKHFLDQDGLILGICNGFQGLIKSGLLPYGKICFRNHNSPTLTYNKIEKHISQCVHIKVTSDRSPWLNGMKNKIYTLPISHSEGRFYANQETINILFERGQIATQYVDLKGKPSLERSYNPNGSVEAVEGLLSKDGKIYGRMTHPERYDHGLLKNIPNIREHSIFKNAVQYFL; from the coding sequence ATGAATTTTAGAATTTATATACAAAAAAGAAGTCCTTTTGATATTGATTCTAGAAAATTATACAATGAATTAAAACATATGAATATTTCATTGTATAATGTAGTAATATATCATATATATGATATATTTAATATAAATGAAAAACTATTTTTAGAAAGTTTATCAAAGGTTTTTGTCGATCCTGTTACAGATATTTTGCATAGAAATATCCATTTAAATACTTCATATATAGAATATTTTACAGAAAAGTATGATGATAGAGCTCATGCAGCTATACAATGTATCAAAGTTATAGATCGTAAATCTACGATGGTTTCTGTAAAAACAGGCCAGTTAATTAAATTGATTGGTATGAAAAAAAAACAAGATTTTTACAAAATTAAAAAATTTTATTCCTGCTCCAGTGCAAAAAATACACAAAACAATAAAAATGAGGAGAAGATTATAAATAATTTTATTAATTTTTCTGTTGAAAAAATAAAAAAAATCCATGATAAGTGGAATCTTTCTATGAATATAAATGATTTATTATTCATACAAAAATATTTTTCTGAAGAAAAACGAAATCCAACCCCATCAGAATTACGTATATTTGACGTTTATTGGTCTGATCATTGTCGTCATACAACATTTTTTACTACATTGAAAAATATATCTTTTTATGGTTCATTAAAAAAAACATATCAAAATATATTTAGAAAATATTTAAAGGATAGATATTTAATAGGAAGATCAAAATATCCTATAAATTTTATGGATTTATCTAGTCTTCCTGCTAAAATTCTTTATGAAAAGGGTAAATTAACGAATTATGTTTCGTCAGATGAACACAATGCGTGTATTATAATGATAAATGTAGATTTTACAGATAAAAATGAAAAAGAAAAATGGTATTTATTGTTTAAAAATGAAACTCATAATCATCCTACTGAAATTGATCCTTTTGGAGGAGCTTCTACTTGTATAGGAGGGGCTATTCGTGATCCTTTATCTGGGAGAGCTTTTGTTTATCAAGGACTTAGATTAAGTGGAGCGGCTAATCCTATGAATTCAAAAACTATTTATGGAAAATTACCACAAAAAAAAATTTGTTTTGAATCCGCATGTGGCTATAGTTCTTATGGAAATCAAGTAGGATTACCAACAACTCATGTTCATGAAATTTATCATGAAGGATATAGAGCTAAAAGAATGGAAATTGGTATGGTTGTTGGGGCCGTCCCTGTTGATTTTGTAAAACAGGATAAACCTAAAAAAGGAGATGTTATTTTGTTAATTGGGGGGGGTACAGGAAAAGAAGGAATTGGAGGAGCGACTGATTCTTCTAAGGAATCTCAAGAACAGGATTATAATTTACAAAATCATAATCATATAAAAGGAAATCCAATAACGGAAAGAAAAATTCAAAGACTTTTTAGAAAAAAAGAAGCTGTTTCTTTAATAAAAAAATGCAATGATTTAGGGGCAGGAGGAGCTGCTGTAGCTATAAGCGAGTTAAGCGATAGTTTAGTTCTTTATTTAGATAAAATTCCAATAAGAGACAAAGATACAAAAAATATAAAAGACATAGAAATTGCACTTTCTGAGTCCCAAGAAAGGATGGCTGTAATATTAGACCCCAAAGACGTAAAAAAATTTATTTTTTTTTCTCGTGAAGAAAATATAATGTCTGTACCTATTGGGGAAATCACTGATAATAAACGCATTATTTTTTATTATAGAAAAAAAGAAATTTTTAATGTAAAAAGTTCTTTTTTGAATACAAAAGGATGTCATAAAGAAAAAGTTGTTCGTGTGAATTCTCCCATTTCAGTTTCTCCTTTTAATAAATCAAAAAAAATTATTTTCAGTAAAAAAACATTTTTAAATACACTTTCTGAATTGAATATAGCTTCTCAAAAAAGTTTAGTAGAAATGTTTGATAGTACTGTAGGCGGTACTACAGTTTTAATGCCTTTTGGAGGAAGATATCAAATGACTCCATCTGAAGGGAGTGTACAAAAAATACCTGTTTTAAGAGGAAACACAAATACAGTCAGTTTGGTATCTTGGGGATTTCATCCTGAAGTTTCTGTTTGGAGTCCATTTCATGGAGGAGCTTATGCTATTGTAGAGTGTATTTCTAAAATTGTTTCTATGGGAGGAAATTATAGAAATACTTATTTTAGTTTTCAAGAATATTATCGAAAATTGGATGATGATCCAGAAAACTGGGGGAAACCTTTTTCCGCTTTGTTAGGCGCTTATCACGCTCAAATGTCATTAGAATTAGCTTCTATAGGCGGGAAAGACTCTATGTCTGGAACATATAAAAATTTGCATGTTCCACCAACATTTATCGCTTTTGGCGTATCTACAGGTTTATGTTCCAATATTATATCTCCTGAATTTAAAAAAGAAGGAAATAAAATTTATTTGTACTATCATAATCCATTGGATAACGAAATGCCTGATTTTAATTCTATCAAAAAAGCCTATGATCAAGTTTATGAGGGAATTTGTTCAGGAAAAATTGTTTCGGTAAAAACAATAAAAGATGGAGGAATTTCTGTTGCTATTGCTAACATGTCTTTTGGAAATCGTTTAGGAGCAGTTATTGATTATAATGATCATTTACTGGAAACAAATATAGGGTCCTTAATTATAGAATCTTCATCTTCCATTTCATGGAATAATTTTATTCCGATAGGAGAAGTCATTTCTTGTAAGCATTTGAACTTTAATGGAATTTATATTGATATAGAGGAATCTATAAAAAGTTGGTTAAAAACTTTTTATCCTATTTTTTCCTATACATCCTATAAAAATGAAAATGAAGGAGAAAAAGAAAACAGGATTCAAAAACAAAAAGTAGAAAACATTAAACAAGAAGGAAAACATAACCCCATGATATGGAAATGCAAATTTAAAAAAAAAGGAAAACCTCATGTGTTTATTCCTATATTTCCTGGAACAAACAGTGAATTAGAATCGATTCGTGCATTTGAAAAAGAAGGGGCGACAGTAAGTACTTTAGTATTTAAAGATCTATATGATAAAGACATTACGGAGTCTATATATCATTTCAAAAAATATATAGAAACTGTACAGATATTTATGCTTTGTGGAGGTTTTAGTGCTGGAGATGAACCAGATGGTTCAGCCAAATTTATTGTATCTATATTACACAACCCATATATACAAGACGCTATTAAACATTTTTTAGATCAAGATGGATTAATTTTAGGAATTTGCAATGGATTTCAAGGTTTGATCAAATCAGGATTATTACCTTATGGTAAAATTTGTTTTAGGAATCATAACTCTCCTACACTAACCTACAATAAAATTGAAAAACATATATCTCAATGTGTTCATATTAAAGTGACTTCTGATCGCTCTCCATGGTTAAATGGAATGAAAAATAAGATATACACTCTTCCCATATCTCATAGTGAAGGAAGATTTTATGCGAATCAAGAGACAATAAATATTTTATTTGAGAGAGGTCAAATTGCTACACAATATGTAGATCTAAAAGGAAAACCTAGTTTAGAAAGATCCTATAATCCGAATGGGTCTGTTGAAGCTGTTGAAGGATTATTAAGTAAAGATGGAAAAATTTATGGAAGAATGACTCATCCAGAACGTTATGATCATGGTTTATTAAAAAATATACCTAATATTCGTGAGCATTCTATTTTTAAAAATGCAGTACAATATTTTTTATAA
- the purE gene encoding 5-(carboxyamino)imidazole ribonucleotide mutase: MKVAIFFGSISDKSIMKIIAEVLKKFNVSYKSYLISAHRLPDILSNAIKEIESEGTDVIIAGAGLSAHLPGFISSKTILPVIGVPIHCNNNNYGSLGGIDALFSIVQMPKDVPVATVGINNSYNAALLAIHILAIKYKNIRELLIKFRIDKKDKLTSEIKQHLLS, encoded by the coding sequence ATGAAAGTTGCTATATTCTTTGGAAGTATTTCTGATAAATCAATTATGAAAATAATTGCGGAAGTTCTTAAAAAATTTAACGTAAGTTATAAATCTTATTTGATTTCTGCACACAGATTGCCGGATATTTTATCAAATGCTATAAAAGAAATAGAATCTGAAGGGACAGATGTAATTATTGCAGGAGCTGGATTGTCAGCTCATTTACCTGGATTTATTTCTTCTAAAACGATTTTACCTGTTATTGGGGTTCCAATTCATTGCAATAATAACAATTATGGATCTTTAGGCGGAATAGATGCGCTTTTCTCTATAGTGCAAATGCCAAAAGATGTTCCAGTTGCTACAGTTGGAATAAATAATTCCTATAATGCTGCTTTATTAGCTATTCACATTTTAGCTATAAAATATAAAAATATAAGAGAATTATTGATAAAATTCAGAATAGATAAAAAGGATAAATTAACAAGTGAAATCAAGCAACATCTATTATCATGA
- the purC gene encoding phosphoribosylaminoimidazolesuccinocarboxamide synthase, with the protein MIIKKNLLSEGKTKKIYATNNPLEILIHHKDNITALNGLKKNVLQDKGVLNNEITTLIFQFLNSCGVKTHFIRKINNREQLCYKVDMIPLEFVVRNIVAGSMSKRLGVKEGTYLYNPIFEIFYKNDKLKDPLINDHHAVFLKIISYEELNTIYDMTSKINCFIKKYFSDKNIILVDFKIEFGKNHKKEILLSDEISPDTCRLWDKETMKKMDKDSFRIGLQEKIFDIYMEVLKRLNVS; encoded by the coding sequence ATGATAATTAAAAAAAATCTTTTATCAGAAGGAAAAACAAAAAAAATATATGCAACTAATAATCCACTTGAAATATTAATTCATCATAAAGATAATATAACTGCTTTGAATGGGCTAAAAAAAAATGTCTTGCAGGATAAAGGTGTTTTAAATAATGAAATTACTACATTGATTTTTCAATTTTTAAATTCTTGTGGAGTTAAAACTCATTTTATACGAAAAATCAATAATAGAGAACAATTATGTTATAAAGTAGATATGATTCCTTTGGAATTTGTGGTTCGGAATATCGTTGCAGGAAGTATGTCTAAACGTTTGGGGGTTAAAGAAGGAACTTACTTATATAATCCTATTTTTGAGATATTTTATAAAAATGATAAGTTAAAAGATCCCTTAATTAATGATCATCATGCAGTATTTTTAAAAATTATTTCTTATGAAGAATTAAATACCATTTATGATATGACATCGAAAATTAATTGTTTTATAAAAAAATATTTTTCTGATAAAAATATTATATTGGTAGATTTTAAAATAGAATTTGGTAAAAATCATAAAAAAGAAATTCTCCTTTCAGATGAAATCAGTCCAGATACTTGTCGTTTATGGGATAAAGAAACAATGAAAAAGATGGATAAAGATTCATTTAGAATCGGATTACAAGAAAAAATATTTGATATTTATATGGAGGTATTAAAAAGGTTAAATGTAAGTTAA